A region from the Desulfatiglans anilini DSM 4660 genome encodes:
- a CDS encoding competence/damage-inducible protein A, with protein sequence MPAAVEKDSDAGSSGGLKDCAVVTIGTELLLGQIVDTNACYLAEALAEAGLRVRLRIAVGDEIGEIVDALRVALDRCALVITTGGLGPTLDDLTREAVAAVAGVPLEFREPLMADIEAIFKRYGYHMAENNRRQAFVPQGAEAVRNPVGTAPGFICRIGDKAIACLPGVPRELKVLFPSTVLPWIRRFFRLPEQVLFYRTLKTVGIGESQVDQSIGDLIKPGGDPEIGLLASEGEIKIRIAVRAGDREGALQRIAPVEEEIRSRLGRRIFGLDEETLESVIAALLTSRGLSLSILESFTSGTAACLVSRVDDFPLGEAQVIRSKASLMAWDQCREQNPGDRTSRSRPWEEADLRRFAAAFLSRSNADVALMILGCPERDAEGWQVDAHAIVADRTDLWKAFSWHMGGTCATLRSRGAVTGLNTLRLALLERTDPAAR encoded by the coding sequence GTGCCTGCAGCAGTGGAAAAGGACTCCGACGCGGGATCGAGCGGCGGGCTGAAGGATTGCGCGGTCGTCACCATTGGGACGGAGCTTCTGCTCGGGCAGATCGTGGATACGAATGCCTGCTACCTCGCTGAGGCGCTGGCGGAGGCCGGGCTCCGGGTGCGGCTGCGGATCGCGGTCGGGGACGAGATCGGCGAGATCGTTGACGCCTTGAGAGTGGCGCTCGACCGGTGCGCCCTGGTGATCACGACCGGCGGCCTCGGGCCGACGCTGGATGACCTGACCCGGGAGGCTGTGGCGGCTGTGGCGGGTGTGCCGCTGGAGTTCCGGGAGCCGCTGATGGCGGACATCGAGGCGATCTTCAAGCGCTACGGCTACCACATGGCGGAGAACAACCGCCGCCAGGCGTTCGTCCCTCAGGGGGCCGAAGCGGTGCGAAACCCGGTTGGAACCGCGCCGGGCTTCATTTGCCGGATCGGGGATAAGGCCATCGCCTGCCTCCCCGGTGTTCCCCGCGAACTCAAAGTCCTGTTCCCTAGCACGGTGCTGCCCTGGATACGGCGGTTTTTCCGCCTGCCGGAGCAGGTGCTCTTTTATCGGACTTTGAAGACCGTAGGGATCGGCGAGAGTCAGGTGGATCAATCGATCGGGGATTTGATCAAACCGGGCGGCGATCCAGAGATCGGCCTGCTGGCTTCCGAGGGCGAGATCAAGATCCGAATCGCCGTCCGCGCCGGAGATCGGGAAGGCGCCCTACAGCGGATCGCACCGGTCGAAGAGGAGATCCGTTCGCGCCTCGGCAGGCGGATCTTCGGTTTAGACGAAGAAACCCTCGAGTCCGTGATCGCGGCCCTGCTTACGTCGCGCGGCCTGTCTCTCTCGATTCTCGAATCCTTCACCAGCGGCACGGCCGCCTGCCTCGTCTCGCGCGTCGATGACTTCCCGTTGGGGGAGGCGCAGGTGATCCGGAGCAAAGCGTCCCTCATGGCCTGGGACCAGTGCCGTGAACAAAATCCAGGGGATCGGACCTCCCGCTCTCGACCGTGGGAGGAAGCGGATCTCAGGCGCTTTGCGGCGGCCTTCCTTTCGCGAAGCAACGCCGATGTTGCGCTTATGATCCTGGGATGCCCCGAGAGAGACGCCGAGGGTTGGCAGGTCGATGCGCACGCGATCGTCGCCGACAGGACGGATCTCTGGAAGGCCTTTTCATGGCACATGGGCGGGACCTGCGCGACCCTCCGATCCCGGGGCGCGGTCACCGGACTGAACACCCTCAGGCTCGCCCTGCTCGAAAGGACCGATCCCGCCGCCCGATGA